The following are encoded in a window of Ferribacterium limneticum genomic DNA:
- a CDS encoding acyl-CoA dehydrogenase family protein, which translates to MFERKLFTDEHEIFRASVRKFIESEITPYHMQWEHDGIVPRDIWLKAGAMGLLGCSIPEEYGGAGADHLYDFVLIEELARAGITGPGFAVHNEMVMPYILAFGTDEQKRFWLPKMVSGEIIGALGLTEPHAGSDLKNIRTRAVREGSEYVISGQKVFISNGQLCDVIVLATKTNPQAGSHGVSLFIVEAWREGFKRGRRLEKIGLKAQDTSELFFEDVRVPATNMLGTENGGFKLLMKNLAQERLTQAVRSAAVIEAVLEWTIQYVSEREMFDQTLSDFQNTQFKLAELKTEACVGRVFVDRCIESFMVHTLDGIDAAMAKLWLSNLHGKVVDECLQFFGGWGYMWEYPIARAYADARITRIAGGSIEVMKHIIGRSLFDRKK; encoded by the coding sequence ATGTTTGAACGCAAGTTATTTACCGACGAGCACGAAATATTCCGTGCCTCAGTACGCAAGTTTATCGAATCTGAGATCACTCCGTATCACATGCAATGGGAGCATGACGGCATAGTCCCCCGAGATATCTGGCTGAAGGCCGGGGCAATGGGGCTTCTCGGGTGCTCCATCCCGGAGGAGTATGGCGGTGCCGGGGCGGATCATCTCTATGATTTTGTCCTCATTGAGGAGTTGGCCAGGGCCGGCATCACGGGACCAGGATTCGCTGTTCATAACGAGATGGTAATGCCATATATATTGGCCTTTGGCACCGATGAGCAAAAGCGGTTCTGGCTGCCAAAAATGGTTAGTGGTGAGATTATCGGTGCCTTGGGTTTGACCGAGCCACACGCTGGCAGCGACCTGAAAAATATTCGTACCCGTGCCGTGCGAGAGGGCAGCGAGTACGTCATATCCGGCCAAAAGGTTTTTATTTCGAATGGGCAATTGTGCGATGTCATCGTGCTGGCGACCAAGACAAATCCGCAAGCGGGGAGTCACGGGGTTTCCCTGTTTATCGTCGAAGCTTGGCGCGAAGGTTTCAAGCGAGGGCGCAGACTCGAGAAGATCGGATTGAAAGCACAAGATACTTCGGAATTGTTTTTCGAAGATGTACGGGTTCCCGCCACGAATATGCTGGGAACTGAAAACGGTGGTTTCAAGTTATTGATGAAGAACCTGGCTCAAGAACGCTTGACCCAGGCGGTGCGATCAGCTGCGGTAATTGAGGCGGTGCTCGAATGGACAATTCAATATGTGTCCGAGCGCGAGATGTTCGATCAGACCTTGAGCGATTTTCAAAATACCCAGTTCAAGCTTGCGGAATTAAAGACTGAGGCATGCGTTGGCCGGGTCTTTGTTGATCGCTGCATCGAGTCGTTCATGGTGCATACATTGGATGGCATCGACGCCGCGATGGCGAAACTATGGCTTTCCAACCTGCATGGCAAGGTGGTAGATGAATGCCTCCAGTTCTTTGGCGGATGGGGGTATATGTGGGAATACCCCATTGCGCGTGCGTACGCTGATGCACGAATAACCCGGATTGCCGGAGGGTCGATCGAGGTCATGAAACATATTATCGGCCGCAGTTTATTCGATCGAAAGAAGTAA
- a CDS encoding acyl-CoA dehydrogenase family protein codes for MSNNLNEPFNEQAFREEVAAFVRDHLAPETRHKVENGLYLEKSDYVGWQKSLRRQGWFGASWPVEHGGSAWAVKKEHIFLQESVLNAAPMIIPYGVNMVGPVIYTFGNKEQREKYLPGILNSDTWWCQGYSEPNAGSDLASLSTTAVRQGDHYVVNGTKMWTTEAHWADMMHCLVRTDKTVKKQQGISFLLLDMKTPGITVEPIVTLDGVHHTNQVFFDNVRVPVENLVGQEGDGWKLAKFLLSRERCFIADTGNKMRMMRQIKHDVECSLPGVSETERTLVLVRLGELEASLTALLALEHDYVEDWMSGRDDGIGASVLKVRGTELLQAMTEFWRNVLGSYGACYDPENRKGGEGLSAAEPWVRATAVNYAYLYGRCWSIFGGSNEIQRNIIAASLLRS; via the coding sequence TTGTCAAATAACCTCAATGAACCTTTTAACGAACAGGCTTTTCGGGAAGAGGTTGCTGCCTTTGTCCGCGATCACCTTGCGCCGGAGACGCGGCACAAGGTTGAAAACGGACTCTACCTGGAAAAATCCGACTACGTTGGCTGGCAGAAGAGTTTGCGTCGGCAAGGGTGGTTTGGCGCGAGTTGGCCGGTAGAACATGGTGGTTCTGCCTGGGCGGTAAAAAAGGAACACATTTTTCTCCAGGAGTCTGTTCTGAACGCCGCGCCGATGATTATTCCCTACGGCGTTAACATGGTCGGCCCGGTCATCTATACCTTTGGCAACAAGGAACAACGGGAGAAGTACCTTCCCGGAATCCTCAATAGCGATACTTGGTGGTGTCAGGGGTATTCAGAACCTAATGCGGGTTCCGATCTGGCCTCATTGTCTACGACCGCGGTTCGCCAAGGTGACCACTACGTCGTCAACGGAACCAAGATGTGGACTACCGAGGCGCATTGGGCAGACATGATGCACTGCCTCGTCAGGACAGATAAGACAGTGAAGAAGCAGCAGGGTATCAGTTTCCTGTTGCTCGACATGAAGACACCCGGCATTACCGTGGAACCCATCGTTACGCTTGACGGTGTCCATCACACCAATCAGGTTTTTTTCGACAATGTTCGTGTACCAGTGGAAAACCTCGTGGGTCAGGAGGGCGACGGCTGGAAACTGGCCAAGTTCCTGCTTTCCCGCGAACGCTGCTTTATCGCGGATACGGGCAACAAGATGCGGATGATGCGACAGATCAAGCATGATGTTGAATGCTCTCTCCCAGGGGTATCCGAAACGGAGCGCACGCTTGTGTTGGTGCGCCTAGGGGAATTGGAAGCTTCGCTGACGGCGCTCCTTGCACTCGAACATGATTATGTAGAGGACTGGATGTCCGGTCGCGATGACGGCATTGGTGCGTCCGTATTGAAGGTCAGGGGGACGGAACTACTCCAGGCGATGACGGAATTCTGGCGAAATGTGCTGGGGTCCTACGGGGCATGTTATGACCCGGAAAATCGTAAAGGGGGGGAGGGACTCAGCGCCGCCGAGCCGTGGGTTCGAGCAACTGCGGTCAACTATGCCTATCTCTATGGGCGTTGCTGGAGCATTTTTGGTGGCTCGAACGAAATTCAACGAAACATTATTGCGGCCTCCCTTCTGAGGTCCTAA
- a CDS encoding transposase yields the protein MVPDLRVLLRLNEGPPPYSSAAILGSRTVQSTPTSGARAVYDGAKRNRGSKAAVAVDTLGHCWLCRSRRLKRKAGSSWETGKSRAGGHEAADLTGLCRSRLYRVSAGRCGSVTQRRTAGGQAPGSQARRRTPTRRWVVERTFAWVARFRRLVRDYERLPETLAALDCTSSHLSASCCRWRSMH from the coding sequence ATGGTGCCTGACCTGCGCGTACTCTTGCGCCTGAATGAAGGCCCCCCGCCCTATTCCTCAGCGGCCATTCTGGGCAGCCGAACCGTGCAATCGACCCCGACCAGTGGCGCCCGGGCCGTCTACGACGGCGCGAAACGCAATCGCGGCTCGAAAGCCGCTGTGGCGGTGGATACGTTGGGGCACTGCTGGCTTTGCAGATCACGCCGGCTGAAGCGCAAGGCCGGATCAAGTTGGGAAACTGGCAAAAGCCGTGCAGGCGGTCACGAAGCAGCAGATCTAACAGGCCTATGTCGATCAAGGCTATACCGGGTAAGTGCCGGGCGCTGCGGCTCGGTTACACAGCGTCGAACTGCAGGTGGTCAAGCTCCCGGAAGCCAAGCGCGGCGTCGTACTCCTACCCGGCGTTGGGTGGTCGAACGCACTTTCGCCTGGGTGGCTCGTTTTCGCCGCCTGGTACGAGACTATGAGCGCCTGCCCGAAACCCTGGCTGCACTGGACTGCACTTCATCGCATTTATCGGCCTCATGCTGCCGCTGGCGATCGATGCATTGA
- a CDS encoding electron transfer flavoprotein subunit alpha/FixB family protein, with the protein MPILVIAEHDNKELKAATLNTITAALQIGADIHVLVVGSDCKGVAEQAAQLQGVTKVRLADATHYASQTAENVASLIVANAGGYTHILAPATTSGKNILPRVAALLDVAQISDVIAVEGPDIFVRPIYAGNALATVKSSDSVKVLTVRTTAFEFTAHGNNAEIESIAASTDYQNTRFISSQLSKSERPELGSAKIIVSGGRGLGSGENYIRLLEPLADALGAALGASRAAVDAGFVPNDFQVGQTGKIVAPQVYLAIGISGAIQHLAGMKDSKIIVAINKDADAPIFQIADYGLVADLFEAVPQLVSAISDV; encoded by the coding sequence ATGCCTATCCTCGTCATTGCCGAACACGACAATAAAGAACTCAAAGCCGCCACGCTCAATACCATTACCGCCGCCCTGCAGATCGGGGCCGACATACACGTCCTGGTGGTTGGCTCAGACTGCAAAGGCGTTGCCGAACAAGCAGCACAACTTCAGGGCGTGACCAAAGTCAGGCTGGCAGATGCCACCCACTATGCCTCGCAAACCGCCGAGAACGTGGCCTCGCTGATTGTGGCAAATGCAGGCGGCTATACTCACATTCTGGCACCAGCGACCACGTCGGGAAAAAACATATTGCCGCGGGTCGCAGCACTACTTGATGTTGCCCAAATTTCCGACGTCATTGCCGTTGAAGGCCCCGATATCTTTGTTCGTCCGATATACGCTGGTAATGCCCTGGCTACGGTTAAGAGTTCAGACTCCGTCAAAGTACTCACCGTTAGAACTACAGCCTTTGAATTTACCGCACACGGAAACAACGCGGAAATCGAGTCGATTGCAGCGTCCACAGACTATCAGAACACCCGATTCATCAGTTCTCAGCTTAGCAAATCCGAGCGCCCAGAACTTGGCTCCGCCAAGATAATCGTTTCGGGTGGCCGAGGTTTGGGTAGTGGTGAAAACTATATTAGGTTGCTCGAGCCCCTCGCTGACGCGCTGGGAGCGGCATTGGGTGCATCTCGTGCTGCGGTTGACGCAGGCTTTGTACCCAATGATTTTCAGGTCGGTCAGACAGGAAAGATTGTTGCTCCCCAAGTATATTTGGCCATTGGAATTTCTGGAGCCATCCAGCACCTCGCTGGCATGAAGGATTCAAAAATTATCGTAGCCATAAACAAGGATGCTGATGCTCCTATCTTCCAAATTGCTGACTATGGCTTAGTTGCCGACCTTTTTGAAGCAGTTCCCCAGCTGGTTTCTGCAATATCTGATGTCTGA
- a CDS encoding electron transfer flavoprotein subunit beta/FixA family protein: MKVIVAVKRVVDYNVKVRVKNDGSGVDLNNVKMSMNPFDEIAVEEAVRLKEAGIATEVVAISCGVLACQETLRTAMAMGADRAILIESDVDLQQLAVAKLLKAVCDKESPSLVICGKQAIDNDANQTGQMLAALQGWSQATFASKISLDGTTARIVREIDGGLETLELTLPAVVTTDLRLNEPRYATLPNIMKAKKKPLDILTPADLGVDVQPRLTTLKVVEPPKRSAGIQVADVPDLINKLRNEAKVI; this comes from the coding sequence ATGAAAGTTATAGTGGCCGTTAAACGCGTGGTTGATTACAACGTCAAGGTACGCGTAAAGAATGACGGTAGCGGAGTCGATCTCAATAACGTCAAGATGAGTATGAATCCTTTTGACGAGATTGCGGTTGAAGAAGCCGTGCGTCTCAAAGAAGCCGGCATTGCCACGGAAGTTGTTGCCATTTCCTGCGGCGTATTGGCATGCCAAGAAACCCTGCGAACCGCGATGGCAATGGGCGCAGATCGCGCAATCCTGATCGAAAGCGATGTCGACCTCCAACAACTGGCTGTCGCAAAACTTTTGAAAGCCGTCTGCGATAAAGAATCACCCTCGCTGGTCATCTGTGGCAAACAAGCCATTGATAACGATGCCAACCAGACCGGCCAAATGCTTGCCGCGCTTCAAGGTTGGTCCCAAGCCACATTTGCTTCGAAGATCAGCCTCGATGGCACCACCGCACGGATCGTTAGGGAAATCGATGGCGGCCTTGAGACTCTCGAACTCACTCTGCCGGCAGTTGTTACCACTGACCTGCGCTTAAATGAGCCGCGCTACGCCACCTTGCCCAACATCATGAAAGCGAAGAAAAAGCCGCTTGATATTCTGACTCCTGCAGACTTGGGGGTCGACGTTCAACCGCGGTTGACGACACTGAAAGTTGTTGAACCCCCCAAGCGTAGCGCTGGTATCCAAGTGGCCGATGTTCCCGACTTGATCAACAAGCTTCGCAATGAAGCCAAAGTTATTTGA
- a CDS encoding TetR family transcriptional regulator: MVKKTKKESEKTRLDIINAARMVFLQRGVARSTLEIIAKEAGVTRGAVYWHFRNKADLFLAMCENVFEPLIKCADAPLQSNQFENPLDAIQDSIKEFFRVFEECSIVREVFVIMASRCEYVDEFASVQKELSRPFKALLQNIEKGYQHAATNGKLRSGLDPTAMAHDTYAFTNGLLRMQVNHQNDSDLSVAIARHMALRRA; this comes from the coding sequence ATGGTCAAAAAGACAAAGAAAGAGTCTGAAAAAACCCGCCTGGATATTATCAACGCCGCTCGAATGGTCTTTCTACAACGCGGCGTAGCGCGATCAACACTAGAGATTATCGCCAAGGAAGCTGGCGTCACTCGCGGCGCAGTCTACTGGCACTTTCGGAACAAGGCAGACCTCTTTCTTGCCATGTGCGAGAATGTATTTGAGCCGCTTATTAAATGCGCTGACGCACCTCTGCAGTCAAATCAGTTCGAGAATCCATTAGACGCAATCCAAGACTCGATCAAGGAGTTCTTCCGAGTCTTTGAAGAATGCTCAATCGTGCGAGAAGTCTTTGTAATCATGGCCTCGCGCTGCGAATATGTCGATGAATTTGCCAGTGTTCAGAAAGAACTCAGCCGCCCCTTCAAGGCCCTTCTTCAAAATATAGAAAAAGGCTATCAACATGCGGCAACCAATGGAAAACTCCGAAGCGGACTTGATCCAACGGCAATGGCACACGACACTTATGCCTTTACTAATGGACTGCTGCGCATGCAAGTCAATCACCAAAATGATTCGGACCTATCGGTCGCGATTGCCCGACACATGGCCTTGCGAAGGGCGTAG
- a CDS encoding acyl-CoA dehydrogenase family protein: protein MHSPLDFETKNIIEQTLRRFLVDCYDPAARHARLKAGKVDYLRDWALLAELGVLGLPFGEDLGGLGGAAIDVADAIRVLAGGLVLEPFIESAVVAGALLAKGADARRRVEAVSALVAGDEVTVLMGTAPRCSEVCCSPVPGGYQLAGKFKVVPYGCQADNWLVVALDEAAQPHVFLVPASSREEDRVTSEYRLMDSRPATDVDVSGMFVSEQALWLKGDSARIALRYAGLRAASAYCADAVGVMENLLEITGEYLRTRIQFGAVLGSFQALQHRYANMYMELSEARAVARHFAASLDTEPEDRQLWLRFAAVSVIERAARLVGQDAIQLHGGMGVTDELIVSHYNARLMVILTFLRHWVSLDSYVRGECPSVA from the coding sequence ATGCATAGTCCGCTGGATTTTGAAACCAAAAATATCATCGAGCAGACTTTGCGCCGTTTCTTGGTGGACTGCTACGATCCGGCCGCCAGGCATGCCCGTCTGAAGGCCGGGAAAGTGGATTATCTTCGGGATTGGGCGCTTCTAGCTGAACTGGGTGTTCTCGGATTACCGTTTGGTGAAGATCTGGGTGGTTTGGGCGGGGCGGCTATTGATGTCGCTGATGCGATTCGGGTACTGGCCGGTGGTTTGGTTCTTGAGCCGTTCATCGAGTCGGCTGTCGTGGCGGGGGCTCTGCTTGCTAAAGGGGCGGATGCTAGGCGTCGCGTTGAGGCGGTATCGGCTCTTGTCGCCGGTGACGAAGTGACCGTTCTGATGGGAACTGCTCCGCGCTGCAGCGAGGTGTGTTGTTCACCGGTTCCTGGGGGGTACCAACTTGCCGGGAAATTCAAGGTCGTTCCCTATGGATGTCAGGCAGATAACTGGCTGGTAGTCGCGCTAGATGAGGCGGCACAGCCGCATGTCTTTCTTGTTCCTGCTTCGAGTCGGGAAGAGGATAGGGTAACCAGTGAATATCGTCTGATGGATAGCCGTCCGGCGACAGATGTTGATGTCTCTGGGATGTTCGTTTCTGAGCAGGCCCTTTGGTTGAAAGGTGATTCAGCCAGAATCGCGCTGCGTTATGCCGGTTTGAGGGCCGCCAGCGCTTATTGCGCGGATGCTGTTGGGGTTATGGAAAACTTGCTGGAAATTACCGGCGAATATCTCCGCACGCGGATCCAGTTTGGCGCGGTATTGGGGTCATTCCAAGCGCTTCAGCATCGCTATGCAAATATGTATATGGAATTATCAGAGGCGCGAGCGGTGGCGCGCCATTTTGCGGCGAGTCTCGATACCGAGCCGGAGGATAGGCAGCTTTGGTTACGTTTCGCGGCGGTTTCTGTCATTGAGCGCGCTGCCAGGTTAGTTGGTCAAGATGCGATCCAGCTTCATGGCGGGATGGGTGTGACCGATGAGTTGATCGTCAGTCACTATAACGCCAGGTTGATGGTCATCCTGACATTCCTTCGGCATTGGGTCTCCTTGGATTCATATGTGCGGGGCGAGTGTCCGTCGGTTGCCTGA
- a CDS encoding acyl-CoA dehydrogenase family protein, producing MISARPDQFSKLLPNRNCSLHPEAAGELGPVELLGFATQAISVVESVLLLAIQYTSTRKRSHSTGNDFTETRCQLADLWAEAATQRAIVDCCLRRHFNRQLKADEAFAAKQIGELLQERAVNSCLQIVKRYGYKLRYSSTVRACPDVDSKEADSDSEIVIQEIIRRSLTDWGRR from the coding sequence ATGATATCCGCTCGGCCTGACCAATTTTCCAAACTGCTGCCCAATCGCAATTGTAGTCTGCATCCCGAGGCCGCTGGTGAATTAGGGCCAGTCGAATTATTGGGTTTTGCAACTCAGGCAATATCTGTTGTTGAGTCCGTGTTGCTGCTGGCAATTCAATATACCTCAACGCGCAAACGATCCCATTCCACTGGAAACGATTTTACCGAAACGCGTTGCCAATTGGCAGATTTATGGGCCGAGGCGGCGACTCAACGAGCAATTGTCGATTGCTGCCTCCGGCGTCACTTTAACCGTCAGTTGAAGGCAGACGAGGCATTCGCAGCAAAACAGATTGGCGAACTACTGCAAGAGAGGGCGGTAAATTCCTGTTTGCAGATTGTCAAGCGGTATGGCTATAAATTGCGTTATTCCTCAACTGTTCGAGCCTGTCCCGACGTGGACAGCAAAGAAGCTGATAGCGACTCTGAAATAGTGATTCAGGAAATTATCCGGCGAAGCCTGACCGACTGGGGGCGCCGTTGA
- a CDS encoding MaoC family dehydratase codes for MAGLYFEQFEIGQVFRHDIRRTLTESDNVFFSCMTHNPAAIHIDAEYAKGTEFGRPLMNSAFTLGLMVGISVGDTTLGTTVANLGWDEVRFPKPLFAGDTIHVETTVLEKRPSKSRPDNGVVIFLHTAKNQRNELVASCKRSALMCCQPK; via the coding sequence ATGGCTGGACTGTATTTTGAACAATTTGAGATTGGGCAAGTTTTTCGTCATGATATCCGTCGCACATTGACTGAGTCAGATAATGTTTTTTTCAGTTGTATGACTCACAACCCCGCAGCGATTCACATTGATGCTGAATATGCCAAGGGAACCGAATTCGGACGTCCGCTGATGAATAGCGCTTTCACTCTCGGTCTTATGGTTGGTATTTCGGTGGGTGACACGACGCTAGGTACTACCGTTGCAAATCTAGGATGGGATGAAGTTCGCTTCCCCAAGCCGCTTTTTGCTGGTGACACGATTCATGTTGAGACCACTGTGCTTGAGAAGCGGCCTAGTAAGTCTCGTCCAGACAATGGGGTCGTGATCTTTCTTCACACTGCCAAAAATCAGAGAAACGAACTTGTTGCGAGTTGCAAGCGTTCTGCTTTGATGTGCTGCCAGCCAAAGTGA
- a CDS encoding transposase, which produces MLRYQRIRKRKPYPADVCDEEWVFVAPYLTLLSLDAGLRWHDLRDVFNALRWIVRTGAPRRRLPHDLPP; this is translated from the coding sequence ATGCTGAGATATCAGAGGATACGGAAACGCAAACCATATCCCGCTGATGTCTGCGATGAAGAGTGGGTTTTTGTCGCCCCTTATTTGACACTGTTGTCGCTGGATGCCGGACTACGCTGGCATGACTTACGGGATGTTTTCAATGCCCTACGCTGGATAGTGCGGACCGGCGCCCCGAGGCGACGGCTTCCGCACGATCTGCCGCCCTGA
- a CDS encoding HpcH/HpaI aldolase/citrate lyase family protein, protein MVQIGIENTIKRHVPLRSMLFVPGDSERKLEKAVSSPADALILDLEDAVAPSRTHIARGMVLEYLKSRPDRQRQEIWVRINPLATPSALRDLVVVAGAPDGLVLPKVSSYHDIVQLAHYLEALEVREGIDPGSIRIIPVATETPQALFSLGGYVGCSPRLVGLTWGAEDIAAAIGASTNRRPNGEYDMVYQLARALCLSGAAAAEVQPIDTMFGDFANPEGLEADAKSARQAGFTGKIAIHPNQVEIINRAFSPSTSEVEWSQRVVDLFANNPGLGTVGLDGKMLDMPHLKQAQRVLELAASKFDREKAS, encoded by the coding sequence ATGGTACAAATCGGTATTGAAAATACTATCAAACGACATGTTCCCCTTCGATCAATGTTGTTTGTTCCAGGGGACAGTGAACGTAAGTTAGAGAAGGCAGTCTCGTCGCCTGCTGACGCGCTTATTCTAGACCTCGAGGACGCCGTCGCACCATCTCGGACCCACATCGCACGCGGGATGGTTCTCGAATACCTCAAATCGAGACCAGATCGCCAGCGTCAGGAGATATGGGTGCGCATCAATCCGCTTGCTACTCCTTCCGCCTTGAGGGATCTCGTGGTGGTTGCCGGCGCGCCGGACGGGCTGGTGCTTCCCAAAGTATCCTCTTATCACGACATAGTGCAATTGGCCCATTATCTGGAAGCTTTGGAAGTTCGCGAAGGTATCGATCCAGGGTCGATCCGGATTATTCCTGTGGCGACGGAAACGCCGCAGGCGCTTTTTTCCCTGGGGGGGTACGTGGGCTGCTCGCCGCGCTTGGTTGGTCTAACCTGGGGGGCTGAGGACATTGCTGCCGCCATTGGTGCGAGCACTAATCGTCGTCCGAATGGCGAGTACGATATGGTGTATCAACTCGCCCGTGCCTTGTGCCTGTCCGGTGCGGCAGCAGCGGAAGTACAGCCGATCGATACAATGTTTGGCGATTTTGCCAATCCTGAAGGACTTGAAGCCGACGCAAAATCTGCGCGGCAGGCAGGTTTTACCGGAAAAATCGCCATTCACCCAAATCAGGTGGAAATTATCAACCGCGCCTTTTCGCCGAGTACATCCGAGGTTGAGTGGTCTCAAAGAGTCGTCGATCTGTTTGCCAACAATCCTGGTCTGGGTACTGTCGGTCTGGATGGAAAGATGCTTGATATGCCGCATCTGAAGCAGGCTCAGCGCGTTCTCGAACTTGCTGCTAGCAAGTTTGATCGGGAAAAGGCATCCTAG